A window of Nicotiana sylvestris chromosome 8, ASM39365v2, whole genome shotgun sequence genomic DNA:
tacctGTTGAGCGTGAGTGTTGACTGATacgagttgagtcatgagtgactgataGGCTTGCCTGAcgggagatatatatatatatatatgtgtgtgtgtgtgtgtgtgtgtgtgtgtttatgaacttactggtttcactcctccttaaagtgagtttctattgaatatattgatttaattactgctttcactcatctttagaccgagcctctattgaaaatgttaaacaCATATTTTAAAACAACTTACctttaaactgaagttttacaaggtgttcggaatttagtcactgatttggctttgttacttccactgagatttttaagttaagagatggttatgaatttttgttcgcccgaggggctgtatatgaatTATGTTTTggccgaggggccgattatgatttttatTACTTATATATATCTTTCATTAATCCTCTATTGAAAAGAAAAGGTTGGAAAGATATTTTCTAAAGGATGTTTACTGAAGTTGGAAatttaacgaaatgatttgattTGTATCTTGTTTTAGAAACATGCAGTACCCGCTGTGGTGCTATGATgtggtttacgtgatttcttactactcagtcttcatttacttttattacttactgagttggcgcactcacattactccctgcaccttgtgtgcagattcaggcatttttgagctcggtggcaggttcatcggagttagcaaggtagctgtctggcgatcgcagccctgccTTTCTCCCTTCTTATTCTTCCTTAATGTACTCTTGTAATTTTCCCGACCATATTGGTCTTAATGTTGTTaaacagttgtagtagatgctcatgactagtgacaccccgatgtcggtcttgtgtatttattctgcactatTCATTTAAACTTACATCatgagattattgattaataaatggtataaaaataacttttattgaataatggttgattcgatagttgtgtcggctggcctagtttcacgataggcgtcatcacgaccgggtcatcTTTTAGGTCGTGACAATCTTATTTTTATTACGTTTcatttctgccttacatactcggtacattcttCATATTAACGTCCTTTTTCCTGGGTCACTGTGTTTCATGTCACGCAGGTGTAGATAGACGAGGTGAGGACCATCCACTGTAGACTGCCTCCAAatatcagcttttggttggtgagCTACACATCTTCCCAAGGTATTGCCGAGTCACGTTCTATATATGTTACTTTGTTTTATGAGGATGACGAGGACACTGTCCCGACTTATATATTATGGTCATATGttcttagaggttttgcagacagtGTCCTGTGTGTTTTAGGTATGACATGTCAACGGCCTTGTCGTCCCCTACGTATCTATATAAATCTTTTATGTGAGTTATGTCCTAATATTGTCAATTATATATATAGACGTGGCCTATCATGGCCCGTGACGAGTCTTATAGTATAAAAAGGATAAGGTACGTGGTGTTCAGTTGAGTAGGCACCGGGtgccaatcgtggccctttgatttgggtcgtgacaaaaatggtATTAGAGCGGATCGGTCCTAGGGTTGTCTGCAAACCGTGTcgagtagagtcttatttatgaatGTGTTGTGCACCACGTTGTATAAACAAGaaactacagggcatttagggaCCAGTTACCCTTCCTTATTGATTTTAGATCGTGCAATAGAGTAGAGTCATAGGGAATAAAGCCCTTGACCTTTgacttgttttatatatatagagATATCTATGACCAGGAAAGTTACAACTAGCCAGAAGGGTAAAGCAGTGGCAGATAAGGGCATGAGTAGAGTACCAATGTCTAGTGAGGGGCAGAGTGAGGCCCCAAGGGGAAATATGACACCCACGCATAGTTCACCGATTTCGCCAGCACCCGAGGAGATGAGGAGGAACCCAGTACCTCCAATTATTGTTCAGGATGAGGATATGGATATGCGGAGTGCAGTACGGTTGTTGACTAGATTGGTAGCCGCTCAGGCTCAGCACCGGTTAGGTACATGTGTTGGTCACATTGACAGGGTTATTAGCACGAGAGTTCGAGACTTCATCAACCTGGACCCTCTAGAGTTTACCGGATCCAACAAGGATGAGGACCACCAAAACTTTATTGATAGGATACAGAAGACTTTGAGGGTGATGCATGCATCAGACACTGAGTTAGTAGAGTTGGCCTCTTACCGATTGTGGGATCTTGCGGTTCAGTGGCATGAAACTTGGGAATTGTCTAGAGGGACAAATGCATCTCCAGCGGTATGGGAAGAATTCTCAGGGGCTTTCTTTTGTCATTACTTACCAGCAGAGATTCGTCAAGCAAGGGTAGATAGGTTTTTGGCTCTTAAACAAGGGAATATAAGTGTGCGGGAGTATAGTCTCCAGTTTGATTCCTTAGCGAGGTATGCCCCCTCGATTGTGGTAGAAATGAGTGACCAAGTGCATCGGTTTGTGGTAGGACTTGGGCCGCACCTAATTAATGAGTGTTTCACGGTCGCTCTGCTCAATAGTATGGATATTTCCCGCATCCAGGCTTATGCTCAAAATTTGGAGGACCGAAAACGACAGCAATACGAGAATCGTGATGAGGGTCAGCGTAAGAAGGCTAGGTCTGCTAGACAACCTGAGGATTTTTCGGGCAATCCTATGCCACCATATCCTGTTGATAGTGTCTGATAGTTGCAGAAGCCATATTATGAGGGATCTATCTATTCTGAATCAGGTCAAGACTCGAGAATTTTGGGTTTTCAGAATCGAAGAGATTCAGCGCAGATGAGGGTGCCTCCTCCGTGGTGCAGTCAATGCGATAGAGCTCATTATGGACAATGTCGCCAGGGATCTAATGTATGTTATACCATTGGAGACCCTAGTCATTCCATGGGGGATTGTCCTATGAATGACAGAAGTAGGATGGTTCAGCCCACCATATCTATAACAATCTCCTCCTCTTCAGTACGCTCTCAAGAGCGAGGCCCTCAGGCATCAGCTGGTAGAGGTAGAGACAAGGGTGGAGCTGCATATATGCTTTGGCAGGTCATCAAGACCTAGAAGCTACACCGAATAATGTGTAAGGTACTGTGAGTATGGGTAATATTCGACCTTATTAATGCAAATTTCCCAGTTAATATAATTAATATAAGAGTGAGTGAGCATTACGTCTGAAGGGTTAAGGGAAACCAAAGCTAGCTTGAAAGTAAAGTAAGAACTCGAGAATAGTAGACTAAGGGAGGAAAGGGGAGTAACCTAGGACATTAGGAAGTTAGAACCCTGACAGCTCTAACGCCAAAGGGAGGAAACAACATATAATATGCAGGATTTTGGGGAAGTTAGTACAATGGAATAGAAAGTTATGAACACGGTTATTAAGATTACAACTAGTAGGTGTCAGCACCTAGAAGATAGATTAACAAAATCGTAGTTGATGAATGGATTAGGAAGTAGTTTTAGGAAGGGACGACGTCCTGACCCCGTGAGAGCCTGATATTTGTTTCATTGGAGTATAGCCCAGAAAGATATGTACATTTATAATTGATGAGTATGTATGTATATCTTgcaagagttaacattcgaggacgaatgttctaaggggggaaggatattACATTTTGTACTTCAATATTAGGATAAgtcgtagtaatccatatgagGTTGAAGGGATTAAGACCATTCATGAGATTTTAGAGGATTTGTGACTATGCTATTATAAGACCACGAAAGTTTAACAACTTTGATAATgttagatattatgttagtgtggtattttcttctaagtgaagtattttagtaaaagttttataagtataattttggatagttaccattattactattttcggaTATGGTAAATTGTACTtataatataagaaagtttatgagattttctttattgtaaagatagaaattattttcgcacaagaaaagaaggttatttttaagaattaagcgtacgaaattttttattttttatatgagATTATGaaaattaaaagttgagaaaatatatgtatttttacatggatatttaatgaaataatagtgtatgtactaattttatatggtaccatatgaccatgatagtaagatgtataaagtgtaataaagtgagtagtattttaagtaatttgagataattcttaattatacgggtaattgataaTTATCTAAAATATTTTGGATAAGTTTAAATTTCCCACGTGGCAGCAACACATGGACCATTAGTGACTCTTGAATTAAATTGCAAGATGGCACCTTTGAGATGGTTTGGCACCTAAGTCATCACTTTAGAGTTTAGCCTACCCTTTCCATAATTCTAATATGAAATTCTAAATTCTCCATGATCCATTAATGACAAAAAAAATACTAGTAGTATTGTTGATCGAAGTGCATCTTCTAGTTCCAATGTCAgcaattatacaaaaaaatactCCTTGAATTTTGAATGcatgaaaagagaaaaaatgcTTGTTTAGACTTCTATACATCGCAAATTCCTGAAAATGGTCGGCAACTTAGTAACATGACATTTCTGTTTCAACAAGAATTCGATCAAGAATATCTTACAGATTTTTCCCTACACCACGTATGTTAAGGTCAATCCTTCTTTCGTTTGGAATGATCCAAGTAACAATACGTAAACGTAACACTATTTCATAAGTGTTTCTACTCTTAGAAGTTAAGGATGTCTACGTTATTCACTCCTATAAAataatattcaagcatgtctaagtatatTTCTAGTTACCCAATGAGGCatatgataaagatgttaatatttataatatagtgacacatgcatcttcatttaccaccgagctacggatGGTTGGGCAGTTACACATTCACCATCGAGCTACGACCGgatgggcagtcatgcatttaccatcgcGCTAcagccggttgggcagttatacATTTACCACCAAGCTACGGCCGGTCAGGTAGTCATATATTTATCGCCACGCTATGGCCtatcgggcagttaccactgatcagttgggcatTTAACACCACAAGAATGATGTAATCAAAACTACTATATTgtagttttatttatatatacgaGATGGGTTTCATTCTATTTGTTACAACCCTCAGCGGCAAATCAGAAGTTATAAGTTGACTCTTATCTCTCCTTGAGATAGTatcttatttttattatgttttatttctgccttacatactcggtacattcttcgtactgatgtcccttttcttGGGGCGCTGTGTTTTACGCCATGCAGGTGTAGATAGGCAAGGTGAGGACCATCCACTGTAGGCTGCCTCCAgatatcagcttttggttggtgagCTCCACATCTTCCTGGAGTATTGCCGAGTCATGTTCTATATATGTTACTTTATTTTATGAGGATGACGGGGACCCTATCCCGACTTATATATTATGTTCATGTAttcttagaggttttgcagacagtATCATGTGTATAGTTTTAGGTATGACGTGTCAAAGGCCTTGTCGGCCCCTATGTATCTATataaatctttttttgaattagtTATGTGAGTTAAGTACTAATATtgtcaattatatatatatacgtggtCTATCATGGCCCGTGACGAGTCTTATAGTATAAAAGGATAAGGTACATGGTGCTCGGTTGAGTAGGCACCGGGTGCCAGTCGTGGCCCTctaatttgggtcgtgacaaaatgggAGGTAGTAGGCTCTTCTATAAAGCGACTCACAAGTCCAACACCAAAAAGAATATCATGTGTTGTACATGTCAAGTACCTTATGCTTCCAACAAGACTCATGAAAAGTGTGGGATTGATCTTTTCTCCCTCTCCATGCTTGGACACTTTAACTCCACATTCAACGAGGGTGCTCACATGATTGCAATTCTCCATCTCAAATTTCTTGAGAATTTTGTTTGCATATTCTTCTTGAGAAATAAAAATGTCATTCTTCCTTTGTTGCACTTTGATTCCAAGATAGTAGGACATTAAGACAATGTCCATCATCTCAAGCTCTCTTGCTTCCTTGAATTCTTCAAAGATCTTTGAATTATTTCTTATAAAGATCAAATCATCTACCTACAAGCAAACAAGTAAGATGTCACCATTTTTAGAAATCTTGACATAAAGTGCATGTTCATGTGGATACTTTGAAAAATTATTTGCTTGGAAATATTTATCAATTCTACTATTCCAAGCCTGTAGCgcttgcttcaatccataaagagcTTTCTTCAATTTCAACACTTTATTTTCATGTCCTTCAACCTTGTAGCCCAAAGGTTGATCAATGTAAACCTCTTCCTCCAAAACACCATTCAAGAAAGCCGACTTCACATCCATTTGATATCCATTGATTTTGAGCTACCAAAGAAATAATAAAATGAATTGTTTCCAAATGATCAATCGGTGCAAAAACCTCATCATAATCAATACCAGTCTTTTGCTTGTATCCCTTGG
This region includes:
- the LOC138875592 gene encoding uncharacterized protein; the encoded protein is MTRKVTTSQKGKAVADKGMSRVPMSSEGQSEAPRGNMTPTHSSPISPAPEEMRRNPVPPIIVQDEDMDMRSAVRLLTRLVAAQAQHRLGTCVGHIDRVISTRVRDFINLDPLEFTGSNKDEDHQNFIDRIQKTLRVMHASDTELVELASYRLWDLAVQWHETWELSRGTNASPAVWEEFSGAFFCHYLPAEIRQARVDRFLALKQGNISVREYSLQFDSLARYAPSIVVEMSDQVHRFVVGLGPHLINECFTVALLNSMDISRIQAYAQNLEDRKRQQYENRDEGQRKKARSARQPEDFSGNPMPPYPVDSV